In Salmo trutta chromosome 28, fSalTru1.1, whole genome shotgun sequence, one DNA window encodes the following:
- the LOC115165740 gene encoding lysine-specific demethylase 5C-like isoform X6, which yields MEKLLEPRREFQKAMEGEDFVPPPECPVFEPSWEEFQDPLGYIAKIRPIAEKSGICKIRPPGDWQPPFAVEVDSFRFTPRIQRLNELEAETRVKLNYLDRIAKFWEIQGSSLKIPNIERRILDLFSLSKVVIEEGGFDIVSKERRWARVAQKLGYPTGRNIGSLLRSHYERIVYPFEVFHAGASLPTKPKLYDGEEVDREYKPHSIPLRQSVQPSKMSSYGRRANRLQPDPDPTEEDIEKNPELKKLQIYGAGPKMMGLGLVPRNKSIPKKEELPQTVTVRDAAAAVQDKEEPGEVKEGDSSTATPPPPPDVTVKNKVKKEEDDDGGDRHDEKDQDDPNGDGPCTKMTMRLRRNLSNPQFVDSFVCRMCGRGDEDEKLLLCDGCDDNYHTFCLLPPLTEAPKGNWRCPKCVAEECKRPAEAFGFEQATREYTLQSFGEMADTYKADYFNMPVHMVPTELVEKEFWRLVSSIEEDVTVEYGADIHSKEFGSGFPMNNGKKNLSQEEADYACSGWNLNVMPVLEQSVLCHINADISGMKVPWLYVGMVFSAFCWHIEDHWSYSINYLHWGEPKTWYGVPSVAAERLEEVMKKLTPELFESQPDLLHQLVTIMNPNILMSHGVPVVRTNQCAGEFVITFPRAYHSGFNQGYNFAEAVNFCTADWLPAGRSCIEHYRRLRRYCVFSHEELTCKMAACPEKLDLNLAAATHREMFIIVQEERKLRKGLLERGITEAEREAFELLPDDERQCDNCKTTCFLSALACSNCPERLVCLYHTQDLCSCPTDKLYLRYRYTLDELFAMLHRLKVRAEVFDSWANRVKEALEQEEGNKIGITDLDVLKAEAAEKKFPDNELLQRLNTVLTDTQNCQQTSTELLNKTQTRRMTLAELKALVEKMENLPCVMSQLEDVQAVLRTIEEFQTQSRALVSDRDWRRDSAPPEQLQALLEQGAGLPVDAPECELLKGLQEQGRWLGEVRQTLGPEGGVMTLAVLRNLMEVGCNVPQSVSVETAMAELQELLTIAERWEEKAQICLEQRQKHPLSTLEAIVNEAQLIPVKLPNILSLQGCLSRAKAWVNDLEEIQNGEHYPCLDDLEGLVAIGRDLPVRMEELRQLELQVASAHSWRDKASKTFLKKSSQHSLLQVLCPCVEKRKERGEETDPLDDPDTNTLGLSAQDLRDPGAIVMAFKEGEHQEKEALLRLQKVNLSKPGVEKKAEKEIKTEREDKENGGGRWGEDPMELDTALHSENCGKGNGDSNHTTTSSSTPPQSVCVCGRAPRPPLLRCHLCKDWFHGGCVPFPSLLPSSSGLPTNPLCWWDWDSRFLCPRCQRSRRPRLETILALLVALQRLPVRLPEGEALQCLTERAITWQGRAKEALDTPEIQGALERLQELKQNQSHREGEEEEDGKKGNCESVIVLSDSEGGEGDGVIDLTEENSPKKTVKKEMNGGMQAGCENGVSKKVKPHHNVTGVGSLLPLVPSLKGPVIELSLTTRTQLEELQLEGDLLEVSLDQTITIHRVLQAALEPHRHTLRTLILIELQEQKGVGRGGRAKDSKRKRKSQRGVTGVEVTPRSQDASECKKTCPLNHTPPHIPIQTHPEIL from the exons GGCGATGGAGGGGGAAGACTTTGTGCCGCCTCCTGAGTGCCCAGTGTTCGAGCCGTCATGGGAGGAGTTTCAGGATCCCCTGGGCTATATTGCCAAGATCCGTCCAATTGCAGAGAAGTCTGGAATCTGCAAGATTCGTCCTCCTGGT GACTGGCAGCCACCCTTTGCTGTGGAGGTGGATAGCTTCCGCTTCACACCCCGTATACAGAGACTCAATGAGCTAGAG GCGGAGACCCGAGTCAAGCTGAACTACTTGGACCGGATTGCCAAGTTCTGGGAGATCCAGGGATCCTCCCTCAAGATCCCAAACATCGAGAGGCGTATCTTGGACCTTTTCAGCCTGTCCAAG GTTGtgatagaggagggagggtttgATATAGTCAGTAAGGAGCGGCGTTGGGCTCGTGTGGCCCAGAAGCTTGGCTACCCAACTGGCAGGAACATTGGCTCCCTCCTGCGCTCACACTACGAGAGGATTGTCTACCCCTTTGAGGTGTTTCATGCTGGGGCCAGCCTGCCG ACTAAGCCAAAGCTATATGATGGAGAAGAGGTGGATAGAGAATACAAGCCCCACTCCATCCCCCTACGCCAGTCTGTCCAGCCTTCCAAGATGAGCAGCTACGGACGCCGAGCCAATCGCCTCCAGCCAGAC CCTGACCCCACGGAGGAGGACATAGAGAAGAACCCTGAGCTGAAGAAACTACAAATCTACGGGGCAGGACCTAAGATGATGGGGCTAGGACTGGTTCCCAGGAATAAGAGCATCCCCAAGAAAG AAGAGCTGCCTCAGACTGTGACTGTCCGTGATGCAGCTGCTGCTGTCCAGGACAAGGAGGAACCAGGAGAGGTCAAAGAGGGAGACTCCAGCACAGCCACGCCACCGCCTCCTCCTGATGTCACGGTCAAGAATAAAGTGAAGAAAGAGGAAGATGATGATGGTGGAGACAGACATGATGAAAAGGACCAAGACGACCCTAACGGTGATGGGCCCTGCACCAAGATGACCATGAGGTTGAGACGTAACCTCAGCAACCCCCAGTTT GTGGATTCGTTTGTGTGTCGGATGTGTGGCCGTGGCGACGAGGATGAGAAGCTCCTGCTGTGTGACGGTTGTGACGACAACTACCACACCTTCTGTCTGCTGCCCCCCCTCACTGAAGCCCCCAAGGGCAACTGGCGCTGCCCCAAATGTGTGGCTGAG GAGTGTAAAAGACCAGCGGAGGCCTTCGGTTTTGAGCAGGCTACCAGAGAGTACACCCTGCAGAGTTTTGGGGAGATGGCCGACACATACAAAGCAGACTACTTCAATATGCCTGTCCAT ATGGTTCCTACAGAGCTGGTGGAGAAAGAGTTCTGGCGCTTGGTCAGTAGCATAGAGGAGGATGTGACAGTGGAGTATGGCGCCGACATCCACTCTAAAGAGTTTGGCAGTGGATTCCCCATGAACAATGGCAAGAAGAACCTCTCACAAGAGGAAGCG GATTATGCCTGCAGCGGCTGGAACCTGAATGTGATGCCGGTGCTGGAGCAGTCGGTGCTGTGCCACATCAACGCCGATATCTCTGGTATGAAGGTGCCCTGGCTGTACGTGGGCATGGTCTTCTCAGCTTTCTGCTGGCACATCGAAGACCACTGGAGCTACTCCATCAACTACCTACACTG gGGTGAGCCTAAGACGTGGTACGGGGTTCCCTCTGTAGCAGCAGAACGGTTAGAGGAGGTGATGAAGAAGCTGACCCCAGAGCTGTTTGAGTCCCAGCCTGACCTCCTCCACCAGCTGGTTACTATTATGAACCCCAACATCCTCATGTCTCACGGGGTCCCT GTTGTACGCACCAACCAGTGTGCTGGCGAGTTTGTCATCACATTCCCCAGGGCTTACCACAGCGGCTTCAATCAGGGATATAATTTTGCTGAAGCCGTTAACTTCTGCACTGCAGACTGG CTGCCTGCAGGGCGCTCCTGTATTGAGCACTACCGTCGTCTGCGGCGGTACTGTGTTTTCTCTCACGAGGAACTGACCTGTAAGATGGCCGCCTGCCCTGAGAAGCTGGACCTCAACCTGGCCGCTGCCACTCACAGAGAGATGTTCATCATCGTCcaggaggagaggaagctacGGAAGGGCCTGCTGGAGAGG GGTATcacagaggcagagagggaggcatTCGAGCTGCTGCCTGATGACGAGAGGCAGTGTGATAATTGCAAGACGACCTGCTTcctgtctgccctggcctgttcCAACTGCCCTGAACGCCTCGTCTGTCTCTACCACACACAGGACCTCTGTAGCTGCCCCACAGACAAGCTCTACCTCAG GTACAGGTACACTCTGGATGAGCTGTTTGCCATGTTACATCGGCTCAAAGTGCGAGCCGAGGTGTTTGATTCCTGGGCCAACAGAGTGAAAGAGGCTCTGGAGCAGGAAGAGGGCAACAAGATAG GCATCACAGACCTGGATGTCCTGAAGGCAGAGGCAGCAGAGAAGAAGTTCCCTGACAACGAGCTGCTCCAAAGACTCAACACTGTCCTCACTGACACTCAGAACTGTCAGCAGACAAGCACTGAACTCCTCAACAAGACAcagaccag GAGGATGACGCTGGCAGAGCTGAAGGCTCTAGTGGAGAAGATGGAGAACCTGCCCTGTGTGATGAGCCAGCTGGAGGACGTACAG GCGGTCCTGCGTACAATAGAAGAGTTCCAGACTCAGTCCCGGGCTCTAGTGAGCGACAGGGACTGGCGGCGAGACTCCGCTCCCCCAGAACAACTGCAGGCCCTGTTGGAGCAGGGGGCTGGCCTGCCGGTCGATGCCCCAGAGTGTGAGCTCCTCAAGGGGCTGCAGGAGCAGGGCCGCTGGCTGGGCGAGGTGCGGCAGACCCTGGGGCCCGAGGGTGGGGTGATGACCCTGGCGGTCCTCAGGAACTTGATGGAGGTGGGCTGCAATGTGCCCCAGAGCGTCTCAGTGGAAACAGCCATGGCAGAGCTTCAGGAGCTCCTGACTATAGCAGAACGATGGGAGGAGAAGGCCCAGATCTGTCTGGAGCAACG GCAGAAGCACCCTCTGTCCACCCTGGAGGCCATAGTAAACGAGGCCCAGCTCATCCCAGTCAAGCTGCCCAACATCCTGTCTCTCCAGGGCTGTCTGAGCCGAGCCAAGGCCTGGGTCAATGACCTGGAGGAGATCCAG AATGGGGAGCACTACCCGTGTCTGGATGATCTGGAGGGCCTGGTGGCGATAGGGAGAGACCTCCCTGTCAGGATGGAGGAGCTGAGGCAGCTGGAGCTGCAGGTAGCCAGCGCCCACTCCTGGAGAGACAAGGCCTCCAAGACCTTCCTGAAGAAGAGCAGCCAGCACAGCCTGCTACAG GTGTTGTGTCCGTGTGTGGAGAAACgtaaggagaggggagaagagacgGATCCATTAGATGACCCAGATACCAACACTCTGGGCCTCTCTGCTCAGGACCTGAGAGACCCTGGCGCCATT GTGATGGCGTTTAAAGAGGGAGAGCACCAGGAGAAAGAGGCTCTGCTGAGGCTCCAGAAGGTCAACCTGTCTAAACCAGGTGTGGAGAAGAAGGCTGAGAAAGAGATCAAGACAGAGCGGGAGGACAAGGAGAATGGAGgtgggaggtggggggaggaCCCAATGGAGCTAGACACAGCCCTCCACTCTGAGAACTGTGGAAAGGGGAACGGGGACAGTAACCACACGACGACAAGCAGCAGCACTCCTCctcagtcggtgtgtgtgtgtggccgggCGCCACGCCCCCCTCTGCTGCGCTGTCACCTGTGTAAAGACTGGTTCCACGGTGGGTGTGTCCCGTTcccctccctcctgccttcctcCTCAGGGCTCCCCACCAACCCCCTCTGCTGGTGGGACTGGGACTCACGCTTCCTGTGCCCGCGGTGCCAGCGCTCGCGGCGCCCACGTCTGGAGACCATCCTGGCCCTGCTGGTGGCGCTCCAGAGGCTGCCCGTCCGTCTGCCAGAGGGAGAGGCTCTGCAGTGTCTCACAGAGAGGGCCATCACCTGGCAGGGGCGTGCCAAGGAGGCACTGGACACCCCCGAGATACAGGGGGCACTAGAGAGGCTGCAGGAGCTCAAACAGAACCAGTctcacagggagggagaggaggaagaggacgggAAGAAAGGGAACTGTGAGTCAGTGATAGTACTATCAGAttcagagggaggagaaggagatggagtGATAGACCTCACAGAGGAGAACTCTCCCAAGAAGACCGTAAAGAAAGAGATGAATGGCGGCATGCAGGCTGGATGTGAAAACGGCGTAAGCAAGAAAGTAAAGCCTCACCACAATGTTACAG GTGTGGGCTCTCTGCTGCCGCTGGTCCCATCACTAAAAGGCCCGGTGATAGAGCTGTCCCTGACCACCAGGACCCAGCTAGAGGAGTTACAGCTAGAGGGAGACCTGCTGGAGGTGTCTCTGGACCAGACCATCACCATCCACAGAGTCCTGCAGGCTGCTTTagagccacacagacacacactcagaacACTCATACTG ATTGAGCTCCAGGAGCAGAAGGGAGTGGGCCGTGGGGGGCGGGCTAAAGACTCCAAGAGGAAGAGGAAAAGCCAGAGGGGCGTCACAGGGGTGGAGGTGACACCCCGGTCCCAGGACGCCTCGGAGTGCAAGAAGACCTGTCCCCTCAACCACACACCCCCTCACATACCCATCCAGACACACCCCGAG atCTTGTGA
- the LOC115165740 gene encoding lysine-specific demethylase 5C-like isoform X3 produces MEKLLEPRREFQKAMEGEDFVPPPECPVFEPSWEEFQDPLGYIAKIRPIAEKSGICKIRPPGDWQPPFAVEVDSFRFTPRIQRLNELEAETRVKLNYLDRIAKFWEIQGSSLKIPNIERRILDLFSLSKVVIEEGGFDIVSKERRWARVAQKLGYPTGRNIGSLLRSHYERIVYPFEVFHAGASLPQTKPKLYDGEEVDREYKPHSIPLRQSVQPSKMSSYGRRANRLQPDGPEDSASHPLTTGSQHISASPDPTEEDIEKNPELKKLQIYGAGPKMMGLGLVPRNKSIPKKELPQTVTVRDAAAAVQDKEEPGEVKEGDSSTATPPPPPDVTVKNKVKKEEDDDGGDRHDEKDQDDPNGDGPCTKMTMRLRRNLSNPQFVDSFVCRMCGRGDEDEKLLLCDGCDDNYHTFCLLPPLTEAPKGNWRCPKCVAEECKRPAEAFGFEQATREYTLQSFGEMADTYKADYFNMPVHMVPTELVEKEFWRLVSSIEEDVTVEYGADIHSKEFGSGFPMNNGKKNLSQEEADYACSGWNLNVMPVLEQSVLCHINADISGMKVPWLYVGMVFSAFCWHIEDHWSYSINYLHWGEPKTWYGVPSVAAERLEEVMKKLTPELFESQPDLLHQLVTIMNPNILMSHGVPVVRTNQCAGEFVITFPRAYHSGFNQGYNFAEAVNFCTADWLPAGRSCIEHYRRLRRYCVFSHEELTCKMAACPEKLDLNLAAATHREMFIIVQEERKLRKGLLERGITEAEREAFELLPDDERQCDNCKTTCFLSALACSNCPERLVCLYHTQDLCSCPTDKLYLRYRYTLDELFAMLHRLKVRAEVFDSWANRVKEALEQEEGNKIGITDLDVLKAEAAEKKFPDNELLQRLNTVLTDTQNCQQTSTELLNKTQTRRMTLAELKALVEKMENLPCVMSQLEDVQAVLRTIEEFQTQSRALVSDRDWRRDSAPPEQLQALLEQGAGLPVDAPECELLKGLQEQGRWLGEVRQTLGPEGGVMTLAVLRNLMEVGCNVPQSVSVETAMAELQELLTIAERWEEKAQICLEQRQKHPLSTLEAIVNEAQLIPVKLPNILSLQGCLSRAKAWVNDLEEIQNGEHYPCLDDLEGLVAIGRDLPVRMEELRQLELQVASAHSWRDKASKTFLKKSSQHSLLQVLCPCVEKRKERGEETDPLDDPDTNTLGLSAQDLRDPGAIVMAFKEGEHQEKEALLRLQKVNLSKPGVEKKAEKEIKTEREDKENGGGRWGEDPMELDTALHSENCGKGNGDSNHTTTSSSTPPQSVCVCGRAPRPPLLRCHLCKDWFHGGCVPFPSLLPSSSGLPTNPLCWWDWDSRFLCPRCQRSRRPRLETILALLVALQRLPVRLPEGEALQCLTERAITWQGRAKEALDTPEIQGALERLQELKQNQSHREGEEEEDGKKGNCESVIVLSDSEGGEGDGVIDLTEENSPKKTVKKEMNGGMQAGCENGVSKKVKPHHNVTGVGSLLPLVPSLKGPVIELSLTTRTQLEELQLEGDLLEVSLDQTITIHRVLQAALEPHRHTLRTLILIELQEQKGVGRGGRAKDSKRKRKSQRGVTGVEVTPRSQDASECKKTCPLNHTPPHIPIQTHPEIL; encoded by the exons GGCGATGGAGGGGGAAGACTTTGTGCCGCCTCCTGAGTGCCCAGTGTTCGAGCCGTCATGGGAGGAGTTTCAGGATCCCCTGGGCTATATTGCCAAGATCCGTCCAATTGCAGAGAAGTCTGGAATCTGCAAGATTCGTCCTCCTGGT GACTGGCAGCCACCCTTTGCTGTGGAGGTGGATAGCTTCCGCTTCACACCCCGTATACAGAGACTCAATGAGCTAGAG GCGGAGACCCGAGTCAAGCTGAACTACTTGGACCGGATTGCCAAGTTCTGGGAGATCCAGGGATCCTCCCTCAAGATCCCAAACATCGAGAGGCGTATCTTGGACCTTTTCAGCCTGTCCAAG GTTGtgatagaggagggagggtttgATATAGTCAGTAAGGAGCGGCGTTGGGCTCGTGTGGCCCAGAAGCTTGGCTACCCAACTGGCAGGAACATTGGCTCCCTCCTGCGCTCACACTACGAGAGGATTGTCTACCCCTTTGAGGTGTTTCATGCTGGGGCCAGCCTGCCG CAGACTAAGCCAAAGCTATATGATGGAGAAGAGGTGGATAGAGAATACAAGCCCCACTCCATCCCCCTACGCCAGTCTGTCCAGCCTTCCAAGATGAGCAGCTACGGACGCCGAGCCAATCGCCTCCAGCCAGAC GGTCCAGAGGATTCTGCCTCCCACCCTCTCACTACTGGCTCTCAACACATCTCTGCATCG CCTGACCCCACGGAGGAGGACATAGAGAAGAACCCTGAGCTGAAGAAACTACAAATCTACGGGGCAGGACCTAAGATGATGGGGCTAGGACTGGTTCCCAGGAATAAGAGCATCCCCAAGAAAG AGCTGCCTCAGACTGTGACTGTCCGTGATGCAGCTGCTGCTGTCCAGGACAAGGAGGAACCAGGAGAGGTCAAAGAGGGAGACTCCAGCACAGCCACGCCACCGCCTCCTCCTGATGTCACGGTCAAGAATAAAGTGAAGAAAGAGGAAGATGATGATGGTGGAGACAGACATGATGAAAAGGACCAAGACGACCCTAACGGTGATGGGCCCTGCACCAAGATGACCATGAGGTTGAGACGTAACCTCAGCAACCCCCAGTTT GTGGATTCGTTTGTGTGTCGGATGTGTGGCCGTGGCGACGAGGATGAGAAGCTCCTGCTGTGTGACGGTTGTGACGACAACTACCACACCTTCTGTCTGCTGCCCCCCCTCACTGAAGCCCCCAAGGGCAACTGGCGCTGCCCCAAATGTGTGGCTGAG GAGTGTAAAAGACCAGCGGAGGCCTTCGGTTTTGAGCAGGCTACCAGAGAGTACACCCTGCAGAGTTTTGGGGAGATGGCCGACACATACAAAGCAGACTACTTCAATATGCCTGTCCAT ATGGTTCCTACAGAGCTGGTGGAGAAAGAGTTCTGGCGCTTGGTCAGTAGCATAGAGGAGGATGTGACAGTGGAGTATGGCGCCGACATCCACTCTAAAGAGTTTGGCAGTGGATTCCCCATGAACAATGGCAAGAAGAACCTCTCACAAGAGGAAGCG GATTATGCCTGCAGCGGCTGGAACCTGAATGTGATGCCGGTGCTGGAGCAGTCGGTGCTGTGCCACATCAACGCCGATATCTCTGGTATGAAGGTGCCCTGGCTGTACGTGGGCATGGTCTTCTCAGCTTTCTGCTGGCACATCGAAGACCACTGGAGCTACTCCATCAACTACCTACACTG gGGTGAGCCTAAGACGTGGTACGGGGTTCCCTCTGTAGCAGCAGAACGGTTAGAGGAGGTGATGAAGAAGCTGACCCCAGAGCTGTTTGAGTCCCAGCCTGACCTCCTCCACCAGCTGGTTACTATTATGAACCCCAACATCCTCATGTCTCACGGGGTCCCT GTTGTACGCACCAACCAGTGTGCTGGCGAGTTTGTCATCACATTCCCCAGGGCTTACCACAGCGGCTTCAATCAGGGATATAATTTTGCTGAAGCCGTTAACTTCTGCACTGCAGACTGG CTGCCTGCAGGGCGCTCCTGTATTGAGCACTACCGTCGTCTGCGGCGGTACTGTGTTTTCTCTCACGAGGAACTGACCTGTAAGATGGCCGCCTGCCCTGAGAAGCTGGACCTCAACCTGGCCGCTGCCACTCACAGAGAGATGTTCATCATCGTCcaggaggagaggaagctacGGAAGGGCCTGCTGGAGAGG GGTATcacagaggcagagagggaggcatTCGAGCTGCTGCCTGATGACGAGAGGCAGTGTGATAATTGCAAGACGACCTGCTTcctgtctgccctggcctgttcCAACTGCCCTGAACGCCTCGTCTGTCTCTACCACACACAGGACCTCTGTAGCTGCCCCACAGACAAGCTCTACCTCAG GTACAGGTACACTCTGGATGAGCTGTTTGCCATGTTACATCGGCTCAAAGTGCGAGCCGAGGTGTTTGATTCCTGGGCCAACAGAGTGAAAGAGGCTCTGGAGCAGGAAGAGGGCAACAAGATAG GCATCACAGACCTGGATGTCCTGAAGGCAGAGGCAGCAGAGAAGAAGTTCCCTGACAACGAGCTGCTCCAAAGACTCAACACTGTCCTCACTGACACTCAGAACTGTCAGCAGACAAGCACTGAACTCCTCAACAAGACAcagaccag GAGGATGACGCTGGCAGAGCTGAAGGCTCTAGTGGAGAAGATGGAGAACCTGCCCTGTGTGATGAGCCAGCTGGAGGACGTACAG GCGGTCCTGCGTACAATAGAAGAGTTCCAGACTCAGTCCCGGGCTCTAGTGAGCGACAGGGACTGGCGGCGAGACTCCGCTCCCCCAGAACAACTGCAGGCCCTGTTGGAGCAGGGGGCTGGCCTGCCGGTCGATGCCCCAGAGTGTGAGCTCCTCAAGGGGCTGCAGGAGCAGGGCCGCTGGCTGGGCGAGGTGCGGCAGACCCTGGGGCCCGAGGGTGGGGTGATGACCCTGGCGGTCCTCAGGAACTTGATGGAGGTGGGCTGCAATGTGCCCCAGAGCGTCTCAGTGGAAACAGCCATGGCAGAGCTTCAGGAGCTCCTGACTATAGCAGAACGATGGGAGGAGAAGGCCCAGATCTGTCTGGAGCAACG GCAGAAGCACCCTCTGTCCACCCTGGAGGCCATAGTAAACGAGGCCCAGCTCATCCCAGTCAAGCTGCCCAACATCCTGTCTCTCCAGGGCTGTCTGAGCCGAGCCAAGGCCTGGGTCAATGACCTGGAGGAGATCCAG AATGGGGAGCACTACCCGTGTCTGGATGATCTGGAGGGCCTGGTGGCGATAGGGAGAGACCTCCCTGTCAGGATGGAGGAGCTGAGGCAGCTGGAGCTGCAGGTAGCCAGCGCCCACTCCTGGAGAGACAAGGCCTCCAAGACCTTCCTGAAGAAGAGCAGCCAGCACAGCCTGCTACAG GTGTTGTGTCCGTGTGTGGAGAAACgtaaggagaggggagaagagacgGATCCATTAGATGACCCAGATACCAACACTCTGGGCCTCTCTGCTCAGGACCTGAGAGACCCTGGCGCCATT GTGATGGCGTTTAAAGAGGGAGAGCACCAGGAGAAAGAGGCTCTGCTGAGGCTCCAGAAGGTCAACCTGTCTAAACCAGGTGTGGAGAAGAAGGCTGAGAAAGAGATCAAGACAGAGCGGGAGGACAAGGAGAATGGAGgtgggaggtggggggaggaCCCAATGGAGCTAGACACAGCCCTCCACTCTGAGAACTGTGGAAAGGGGAACGGGGACAGTAACCACACGACGACAAGCAGCAGCACTCCTCctcagtcggtgtgtgtgtgtggccgggCGCCACGCCCCCCTCTGCTGCGCTGTCACCTGTGTAAAGACTGGTTCCACGGTGGGTGTGTCCCGTTcccctccctcctgccttcctcCTCAGGGCTCCCCACCAACCCCCTCTGCTGGTGGGACTGGGACTCACGCTTCCTGTGCCCGCGGTGCCAGCGCTCGCGGCGCCCACGTCTGGAGACCATCCTGGCCCTGCTGGTGGCGCTCCAGAGGCTGCCCGTCCGTCTGCCAGAGGGAGAGGCTCTGCAGTGTCTCACAGAGAGGGCCATCACCTGGCAGGGGCGTGCCAAGGAGGCACTGGACACCCCCGAGATACAGGGGGCACTAGAGAGGCTGCAGGAGCTCAAACAGAACCAGTctcacagggagggagaggaggaagaggacgggAAGAAAGGGAACTGTGAGTCAGTGATAGTACTATCAGAttcagagggaggagaaggagatggagtGATAGACCTCACAGAGGAGAACTCTCCCAAGAAGACCGTAAAGAAAGAGATGAATGGCGGCATGCAGGCTGGATGTGAAAACGGCGTAAGCAAGAAAGTAAAGCCTCACCACAATGTTACAG GTGTGGGCTCTCTGCTGCCGCTGGTCCCATCACTAAAAGGCCCGGTGATAGAGCTGTCCCTGACCACCAGGACCCAGCTAGAGGAGTTACAGCTAGAGGGAGACCTGCTGGAGGTGTCTCTGGACCAGACCATCACCATCCACAGAGTCCTGCAGGCTGCTTTagagccacacagacacacactcagaacACTCATACTG ATTGAGCTCCAGGAGCAGAAGGGAGTGGGCCGTGGGGGGCGGGCTAAAGACTCCAAGAGGAAGAGGAAAAGCCAGAGGGGCGTCACAGGGGTGGAGGTGACACCCCGGTCCCAGGACGCCTCGGAGTGCAAGAAGACCTGTCCCCTCAACCACACACCCCCTCACATACCCATCCAGACACACCCCGAG atCTTGTGA